DNA from Mesorhizobium sp. B2-1-1:
CCTCCGTCGTCTCCTCGATCATCGTGTCGATGATGTCGTCGATGGTGACGATGCCGAGGATCTTGCCGTGATCGACGACGGGAACGGCGAGCAGATCGTATTTGGAAATCGTCTGCGCCAGGGTTTCGCGATCGGTCAAAGGCGTGACGGTCACCGGCACGCGGTCCGGCGCCACCGACAGGATCGAATCGTCAGGCTCGCCGGTGATGAGCCGGCGCAGACCGGTCGAGCGCATGAGCAGATGCGTCTGGGGATCGACGATGTAGATGGCGTAGACGGTTTCGCGCGTCCGCTCGACCTTGCGGATGTAGTCGAGCGTGCGGCCGACGGTCCAGTCCGAGGGCACGCTGACGAACTCCGTCGTCATGATCGAAGCGGCACTGCCTTCGGGGTAACCGAGAATCGAGAGCAGGGTTGCGCGCAGCGGCGGCGCCAGCACGCCGAGCAGCTCGGAACGGGCGGGTTCGTCAAGATCGCGCAGGATGTCGGCAGCGCGATCGACCGACATGGCGGTAAGCAGCTTGCCCGCCTTGGCGCGAGGCAAGGCCTCCGCCAGCTCTGGCGCGCCCTCGAGCTCCGGCTGGTCGAAGATATCGACCAGCCGTTCGAACGGCACTTCGCAAAGCAGCTCGGTCGCCGTTTCGCGCGACTCGCGGTTGAGCGCTTCGACCACGTCTGCGACATGGTCGTTTGCAAGGATGCGGGCGATGGCGACGGCCTCGTCGTCCGCTACGGGGGAAAAATCGTTCATGGTTCACTCCTTGCCGTCCGGCAAGACGTGAACCGTCGAGGTCACGTCAGGGCGGACGGCGGTTGCGTTCGACTGTGACTGTCGCCAGGCATGGCGCGGTGACCTTTCCGCTCGCGGGTTCGAGTTTGATGTCTGCGAGCGGGCGCAACATAGGAGCTCGCCTTGCCCTGTCAATCGAAGTGATCGAGGAAAATGCGGGCAACATGCCCCAGTCGCGAGACTGTGATCGCTGAAGCGTATCGCGCCGAAACGGTAAAATGGCTGGACGGCCTATGCCGCGGCGAGTCCGGCTACTTCTGCTTCAGCCGGCGCGGAAAACGCAGCCATTTGTCGTCGACCGGCCTTGGCACCGGCCCTGGCTGTGCGAGAATGGTGGTGAGCTCGGGAGGCAGGCTCGGCACCAGCGGCTTCTTGGTGGCGACGCCGTCCGCGATCGCGACGATCGAGTGGTAGAACTCGGCGCCGGTGACCGATCGCGGCGCCACCGCTTCATGCATGACGCTGATCACCGTTACATCGGGGCAGTTGTCCTTGATCGCCTGGTGGAAGGCAACCTTGCCCTCCGGATCGAGTGCGCCGGTCGCCTCGTCCAGGAATAGTAGCCCGGGTTGATGGAGCACGATGCGGGCCACCACCAGCTTCTGTTTCTGACCGCCGGACAGGACCTGATCCCAGCTTTTGCCTTCGCGGCTTTCGTCGCCCATATTCTCGATGAAGTCGCCCAGACCCGCCTTGTGCAGCGCGGACGCGACCTGCGCGTCGCCATGGTCGTGCTCGGAGCCCGGCAGGCAGACCAGCTGCTTCAGGGTCACCTGCTGCAGCTTGACCTCCTGGGCTGCATAGAAACTCTTCACCCCTTCGGGGAAGACGATGGTGCCGCGGCCGTAGGGCCACAGGCCGTTGATGGCCTTGATCAGCGAGGTCTTGCCGCAGCCGGATTCGCCTTTCAGGAAGGTCCATTCGCCGCGCCGGAAGCGCAGGTTCGCCGCTACGAGGAAAGGCGTTGCGTCCTCGCCCTGATGCGCCAGTTCAAGCTTCTGGATGGTCAAGCCGAAAACCGGGTTCTGGCTGGCGTAGCGGAAGTCGGAACGGCCGCTCTGGCTGTAGAATTCCTGGGGGTGCTGAACGTTCTCGATCGCATTGGCCAACTCGGTGACACGCTGGCTGTTGGCGCGCAGGGTGGCGATGGCGGGCATGACATGGATGAACCACGAACATTGGCCGATCAGCGAATTGACCAGTTCGGAGCCGGTTATGTAGCCCTTCAGGTCGAAGCCGTTGTGGATGAACGGCACAAGGCCCGGTCCATAGGCGACAATGCGGGCGCCGATGAAATTGTAGATCAGCTCGAACGACATGTAGACGGTGTTGACGATGTTGAGCCGCGTCCATGTGCCGTCAATATCGCCATAGAGGCGGCCATGCATGGTCCTCTGCACGCCTTCGCCGCGCGAGGCCGCGACATGGAAGCTGCGGCGCAGGAATGTCGTCAGCTCGCCACGGTAACTGCCTTCGGCCTGCTGCATCCTGACATTGAGACGCTCGAGCATGCCACCGAGCTTTACCGCGATCCAAGTGTTGAGCGGCACATAGATGGCGACGGCAAGGAGGGCGAGGATGGCGCTGCCATAGCTGCCGAGGAATTCGAGCCCCTTTACCTCGACGGAGGTCTCGAGCAGCTTCTGGCCGACGAAATAGAGCGAGGTGGCGACACCCAGCACACCCATGGCCAGCCCGATGGCGCCGCCCGTCATGTCCTTGATCGATTCCTGGACGCGCTGATCGATGTTGTCGGGGGCCGGCGCGCCATTGCCGGTCGAGGCATGCTGGGCGTGGAAATGGGTGTGGTTGCCGTCCAGCAGCGCCTCGTTGAAACGGCTGTCGAGCCAACCGCGCCATTTGCGGTGCAAGGTTGCTGAGACGAGATTGCGGATGCCCGTGAAGCCGGCGTCCTTGAGCACGACCAGCAGCACCAAAATACCGGCATTGGCCAAAAGCGTCTGGAGAGGGGTGGTGTTGGCGGCGTCGTGGAAGAAGGCGATCGAGTTGACCAGTTCCCCGGATGCTTCTGCGAACCAGACGCCGGCCTTGCTGGACAGAGCGGTGAGCAGCGCGATCACCAGCGTCAGCGTCCAGGCCTCCTTCCACCGGTCCGAGACCCAGTAGGCCCGCATCAGGCCCCAGAAGCTGCGCATCGAGGAAACCGGGGTCAGAAGCGACCGCCTTGCGGCATCGCTGTGTAGTCCATCTGTTCCTGACAGTTGCGGTGGTCTGTCGACCCGAATCACAATCCCGCCCAAACCTTTTTTGTATTGTTACGGATGGTAACACCAATTGATCATTTTCCATTAATTTTTATAGGGGGGCAGCGGGATTGAGGTGGATGCCGTGGCTGCAGGGCAACAGGTTGGGCTTCCCGAGCGTCGCGCCAAAGCCGACGAAAAGCCGGTTTAAGCTAGTGATGTCAGGTAATTACGCGGCATCAGAGCGCGACGTTTCTACCTTCCCCTAGGGAAGGCGTTCGCACGAATTTGTGACCCGCTTGGGCTGCCCGGCAAGCCGGCTTTTCATTGCAGGCTAATCAAAATTCCGGAAAACACGTCGCCCTGGACGCCTGATTCCTCGCCGGCATGTCCCCGCCGGAAGTCCGGAAATGACCTGAGACGCTGGGCAAGCCAGCGATCGACCGGACCGGCGGCATCAAGGCAGGCCGCGACGCCGGCAAAGCCGATGATCGCGGAACCCACCGGGGCCAGGCGTTGCCTCACGCCCGGGGAGGGCTGCTTGAAAATCCTGCGTTGAAGATCGGGTTCAGTCGACTTTTTCCAGTTCGCCACGCGCCTTGGCGGCGGCTACCTGGCGGATGGCGTCGGCGAGCGTGTCGACGTCCTGCGCGCCCATCACCGCGTATTTGCCCTCCAGCAGGAAGCATGGCACGCCTGATATGCCCATGCGCGACGCGGTGGCGATCTCGGTGCGAACCGCCTCGACATCGGCATCGGTCGGCAAGAGCGTCTCGACAACGGATGCGTCCATTCCGGTCTCGCGCGCCGCCTCGACCAGCACGGCGTGATCGCCGATGTTGGCGCCTTCTTCGAAGTTCAGCTGGAACAGGCGGCGCACCAGCCGGTTCTGCACGTCTTCGCCGGCCGCACCGGCCCAGCGAATGACGCGATGGGCATCAAGCGTGTTGGGCGCGACCTTGATGGCGCCGAAAGCGAAGGAAATGCCTTCGGCTTCACCGAGCGGCTCGATACGGGCGTGGATCTGGCGAATGTGTTCGTCGCTGCCGAATTTGGCCAGCATATACTCGCGGCGATCCTTGCCTTCCGGCGGAATGGTCGGATCGAGCTGGAACGGCCGCCAGCGTATATGCACATCCACCTCGCCGGCGGCGGCGACCGCCTTATCCAGCCGCTTCTGGCCGATGAAGCACCATGGGCACACGACGTCGGACACCACGTCTATGGTGATCGTATTCGCTTGGCTCATCTCGATCTCCTGAACGTTCGGGCGCCGTGCACTTACCGGGCTTCCACTCCTGGGCCTATGCTCAGTTCGGCTTTCGCCACCAGGTCGGCAACTGGTAACCGAATATGGGCGTCTTTTGCGGATGGTCCAGA
Protein-coding regions in this window:
- the mgtE gene encoding magnesium transporter, translating into MNDFSPVADDEAVAIARILANDHVADVVEALNRESRETATELLCEVPFERLVDIFDQPELEGAPELAEALPRAKAGKLLTAMSVDRAADILRDLDEPARSELLGVLAPPLRATLLSILGYPEGSAASIMTTEFVSVPSDWTVGRTLDYIRKVERTRETVYAIYIVDPQTHLLMRSTGLRRLITGEPDDSILSVAPDRVPVTVTPLTDRETLAQTISKYDLLAVPVVDHGKILGIVTIDDIIDTMIEETTEDVHRFGGMEALDEPYMKMSFLAMIQKRAGWLCALFISEMLTANAMQSYESELEKAIVLTLFIPLIMSSGGNSGSQATSLVIRALALREIGLRDWWRVALRELPTGLLLGAILGVVGICRIALWQYFDFYDYGPHWPLIAATVGAALVGIVTFGSLSGSMLPFALKRIGFDPASASAPFVATLVDVTGLVIYFSVAQVILRGTLL
- a CDS encoding ABC transporter ATP-binding protein/permease, translated to MRSFWGLMRAYWVSDRWKEAWTLTLVIALLTALSSKAGVWFAEASGELVNSIAFFHDAANTTPLQTLLANAGILVLLVVLKDAGFTGIRNLVSATLHRKWRGWLDSRFNEALLDGNHTHFHAQHASTGNGAPAPDNIDQRVQESIKDMTGGAIGLAMGVLGVATSLYFVGQKLLETSVEVKGLEFLGSYGSAILALLAVAIYVPLNTWIAVKLGGMLERLNVRMQQAEGSYRGELTTFLRRSFHVAASRGEGVQRTMHGRLYGDIDGTWTRLNIVNTVYMSFELIYNFIGARIVAYGPGLVPFIHNGFDLKGYITGSELVNSLIGQCSWFIHVMPAIATLRANSQRVTELANAIENVQHPQEFYSQSGRSDFRYASQNPVFGLTIQKLELAHQGEDATPFLVAANLRFRRGEWTFLKGESGCGKTSLIKAINGLWPYGRGTIVFPEGVKSFYAAQEVKLQQVTLKQLVCLPGSEHDHGDAQVASALHKAGLGDFIENMGDESREGKSWDQVLSGGQKQKLVVARIVLHQPGLLFLDEATGALDPEGKVAFHQAIKDNCPDVTVISVMHEAVAPRSVTGAEFYHSIVAIADGVATKKPLVPSLPPELTTILAQPGPVPRPVDDKWLRFPRRLKQK
- a CDS encoding DsbA family oxidoreductase; the encoded protein is MSQANTITIDVVSDVVCPWCFIGQKRLDKAVAAAGEVDVHIRWRPFQLDPTIPPEGKDRREYMLAKFGSDEHIRQIHARIEPLGEAEGISFAFGAIKVAPNTLDAHRVIRWAGAAGEDVQNRLVRRLFQLNFEEGANIGDHAVLVEAARETGMDASVVETLLPTDADVEAVRTEIATASRMGISGVPCFLLEGKYAVMGAQDVDTLADAIRQVAAAKARGELEKVD